GGCCACGGCCAGAACTTCGGCCACCAATTTAGCAGAGCCAGCCGCTCAGGACGAGGCTGCGGAGGCCCAGCCAGCTGCAGAAGCTCCTGCAGCAGAGGCGCATGCGGATgaagcagcaccagcagcagccgaGGAGGCTGCACCACCGCCCCCAGAAGAGGCTGCACCTGAAGCCGCCGCAGAGCCGGCACCACCTCCACCAGAAGAAGTAGCGGCTCCACCGCCCGCGGAGGAGCCCGCTCCCGCAGAGGAGGCTGCTCCAGCCGCAGAAGAAGCTCCCGCAGAAGAGGCAGCCGAGTAGATAAAAGCTGGCTGTCTTTATTAGTTTTGTCTTAGTTGTTAAATTGATGTTATCTGCAAGTGAATAAACTGATCGCAAAGGGCTGTCATCCTCTTCTCCTTTACGATTCCATTTGATTTCCTATCCAGCTGCTGAAGGTAGACACCCTGGTGTAGACATCCGGAGAAATGTAGAGACCACACACCACCAAGCCGTAGGACACTATGCCAACTTGGTGTAATCCATTTTTCGACTGCATCACCAGAGGACCGCCGGAGTCGCCCTGGAAATAAGGTTATagattttatttcataatgGATATTGCATTTATATCTAACTCACCGAACAGGCTCCTCTAAAAGGACCCCTGGCGCAGATCTCCGTGTCCGTAACGCTCTCCATGCCCGCGTTCCGGCACTCAGTGTTCGAGATCGTGTGGTAACTCATACGCTGAAGAACATTGGGATAGTTCACATTTTCCAAGAAGGGAAAGGGCACTGGTAAGCGGAGGCCCCATCCCGTCAGGGTCACTGGAACTCCACCGCCGACGAAGTCTTTGCCCTGGGATCGATACTCTATAGCAGTAATGGTGGAGTTGTTTAATTTCAGCGGAGGCTTGATGGACAGCACGGCAAGATCGCTGGTGACCAGTTCCTTATATTTGGGATGGATACTGTAGGATAGCACCTGGGAGCGAGAACCCTGCTCGTTCAGACCTCGAATTCCGGCCACCACTGACATGCGACTAGCATTGAGGCCCTGACAACAGTGAGCAGCAGTGAGGATGCGATTGTCGGCGATGATGGAGCCACCGCAGAAGTGCATCTGACCACCGCGGGTCCTGTACTGCAGGGAAACCTGGTAGGGCACGTGTTCTCCTGGTGGGATATCAGCGCCTCCAACAATACGATGAGGAGTATACCCACTTGGTTGTCGAGCTTGTACGAGATATATTTCTGTTACAAGGGGATTCTAAATTATTAATTCCAGTTAAAACTCACAATTCAGTCTTCCGAAGACTCCTCCCACTGTAATTACTCCGATCAGTAGTAGTTCACTTAGACCCATCGTTGTTTGGATAATGCCACTGGCTCTGCACCTCCACACTTCTTAAATAAGAGCTTAGCCCCCATTGGAAATAGAATTTGCATATGTATCGCAAACTATCTGGGTCACCTTGGCTACTTGGTTATGCCATTATATTTGAtcttgaaattgaaattataatgAGAGCTTCTGCAGGTAACGTAACCCAGTTACCTCTTTGCAAATATCTAATTGCGAATTTGGAAGACAGTTTTACGAAGAAAGATAATGCCATTTTAGACTGACTAAATAGTAAAGTATACCTACATAGTTTGGTTGAGGTTTTTCAGaatatatttgaataaatCGAGATTGATATTCCAATATTAATTTGACAATTTTTGTCTGATATCGCATTAAGCCATTCTCTCCTTAATCCAGCCGTCAAACATGGACACTCTAGTATAGACATCGGGGTTGTTCGAGGCGCAGAATGCCGTTCCATAGGAGACGACGCCCACCTGTTTATAGGACTCACCGCTCTTCATCACCAGAGGACCGCCAGAATCGCccttaattaaataatattcaatattagCTAACATCATTCAGGTATTCACTTAAATATACTACTCACATTACAGGCTCCCTTGCCAAACCTCTCCAAAGCGCAGATCTCGGTGTCGGTCAGCTGGGTCATTGTCTCCTTGCACTTGGAATTGCTCAGGGTCTTGTAAGTGAGCTTCTGGAGCACAGTGGGATATTTGGCGAACGGACCTGTGCCAAAGTGGAAGACAGAACCCCATCCGGTTAGGAGAACCTCCTGATCGGCACCTACAGTGTCTGATCCACTGACGTCAATAGTGGACACTCGCTTCTCGTCCAGCTCAAAGGGCGGGTCGATCTTGAGGATGGCAATGTCGCTGGTCACTAGCTCCTGGTAGTTCTCGTTCATCTCGTAGGACTGCACCTGAGATCGGAAGCCGGAGCTGTCGTTGAGATCCCTAATCCCAGCCACAACGCTAATTCGACTGGCATTCTGGCCATTGACGCAGTGGGCAGCGGTAAGGACGCGATTTGGGGCAATCAGGGATCCACCACAAAAGTGCCGCATTTTTCCACTGCGGGTAAGAAATTGCATGGACACCTGGTAGGGAACATATTCATCCTCGGGCACATCATAACCGCCAACCACTCGCTCCTGGGAATTAAGGTCCGCCTCCTCGAAATACTTGTCCACTGGGATAATCGTGGAGTAAAGCATACAGTACTCTTTGGTTAAGCTATAAATTTTACTTACAATCGATGACATTGCCCATGGGTTTGCCTTTCACCCCATCCAAAGCCAACAAAGCTGTAAGAACTAGCACAGAATAAGTTACTCCGTTCATGGTTAGACTGAGCCTGAAACTAGCAGTGCATCCGAGGTTTATATAGCCATGCCAGAGTCCCAATTAATTGGGGCTTTTCGTTCTGCTCgattcatttgaattttatcAAGTGCAGCTGTGGGCGGTCGTCCCACCTCATGTAATGGGTTACAAGGTCGCTGGGCAGCGATAGCAATGTCTAGGCGATAGGAACAGACAGTTGGTGAGGGGAGACAAATGGGACTGGCTGTGGTGTAAGCCAACTAAGATTTATTTCACTTCGAGGGTAACTTGAACAGGTTATATAGACACTTCCCTTCCTTAATCGCAGTTTAAGTCCCCTCTATACATCATCTAAAGATCTGTGGTGATGAGTGAGCTTCGTCGATTCCAAAGAATAGCACCTACGCAAAGCTGGGGCATAGTCACTAAGAGAATCAGCATAGGAATAAGAGGCAGTCTACTAACCAAGACCTACTCCTTTCAGACCGATCTGCCTTCGAGTTTTAATCAgcgaataatttaaatattccgATTAAACAAGCCCCTGCCACGGCAGCGGACATTTCTTTTAATTCATTGTGCGGACATGGAGACAAGCAGACCTGCCGCTGGCAATCAGCACCTTGGACACCTTGGGCACCACTGGCACTTCGGAGGCGGTTGCAGCTTGAGTTTCGAGTGCAGACAGGAGCTCCGGGCCATCCACATGTTCGATGCAAATCAGGCTCCATTGCAGCCTCGAGTTCTGCCTCAATTGTTGCTGCCAATGCTTCTTTCATGGGCGGGCCATGGAAGCGCTATCTGGTCCACATTCGGAGTCAGATGTGTCAGTTCCTGGGCTGATTGCATCCAGCTAATGAATCATTTCGGCTGTAGCTGGCTTGGACCGAGGAACCTCAACTGTGTGTGGCGCACAGGCGCGAATTAATTATGCACACCTCTCGGTTTCGTGGCAACTCCTTCTCCCGCTGCTCCTCCGTTTGCATCCTGGCTGCTGTTGAGGTCTTGATCTTTGGACTTCTGTGTTAATTGTCCTGCGCTGCCATGCAGCGCCACGAAGCTGCGAGCCAGCGAACCGATTTGAACCCGAAATGGCTTTATTATATCGCCAGAGAGCGAGACTCCGTCCACAGGAAGTGTCTGGGGATCTGAATCCGACTCTGGCGCCTGTCGTGTCGCCTCCTGCCTCCAATTGTTAATTGGACCACCCTGTCACGGCATGACTTATCTGCAGACTTTATGCTTAATTCCCGCCTCTAATTTGCATGTGCGTGGTGCATGGTGCGTCTTCAGGGGACTCAAGGCTGACGGGTTAATCCTTGTGTTAACTCATTAGGCTTTGTTCTAGCGGGCCAAATTTAATCAAGAAAAATACACACCAAGACGTttgttgtacatttttattaaatccaGAAAAGTAAGATCTATCATTGGGTAGCTTATAGTGTTCATATAGTATTAGGTATCAGGAAGCAATGATATAAATTGAAACAAATCTTAAGCTACAACCACTTTGCAATATAAGCTGCTGAACATATTCGAGTTTGCACAACCAGTCGTCACAGAAACCCGCTTTAATGATGACGGCAAAAACCGCAGACGATGCTCAAAATTCCCACTAATAAAGTGCACTTTAATCATTTCGTCATCAGCAGTGTTCCCGAGACCATATGCTCCTTGTGAAGGGCTGGTGGATCGGTTCGGTGTTAACAAGATAAGCATCCTGCCCGTCGGCTCCGACGGGACGCCATCATTATTATGACATTTTGTTTGATTGCCTGCCCCGCTGGATGGCCCCGCTTCTGGGCCGTGTTCGCCAGTTGACCAGTTGGCCAGCCAACTTCTGTAGAATTGTGCGTGTGGCCCAGAAGAACTGGCCACATCCGATGTGGGCCTTCATTCTCGGTGCAATTTTTATgggctttttgttttcgggATTTGTGTTCTTGTTTGTCTCTTTGCCGCCAACGTCTTCAGCTTGATTTATTGACCGAGTTCATAAAGCAGAGCCGCTGGTTTTATGATCTGTTCGGAGTGGGAGAACTTGCATTTTATGTGTGTACGTATCAGGCTAAAGTACAGTAGCAGATCAGAAAGAGTATAACTAGCCATGTTGATTTTAGGGTCAATCAAAACCAGGTTGGAAAAACTTTCCTCTGCATCGACTTGTATGCAAATGATTATGACTGATCCCCATATAAACGAACGGGATCAGTCTTGTTAGCCGAATGAGTTTTCCGCTTCGCAGGCAATTAATTTTCGCACTCGGTTGCAAGTGGAAAATTAATTGCGTGTTTTGCATAATCAGTAAATTGGTCGTTTATTTTAGTACTTAATTTGCCCAGTATCGCACCACAAGGAGCACCTCGGTCTCCCAGCGAATCACCCACTCCATCCACTCCACTCGTATTATAAATTATGACTGTGGACCCCTACACATGCAGCGATCTGGCATTGGCTCTGCGTCGGGGCATTGGCAAATTAAACAGATTCTTATTTGCAAATCAGATAAGAGATCATGCCACGGAACAGCGGCCAGAATTCGTATCTTCGCATTCGCCCAGATAAACAGATACTGATACGGTATGTGGCTAGAGCTGCCTTAATATTTATCGGTCGCGTGAGCGTGTTACCTAATTGATGACAACAGGTAGGCGCTTCTGTCAAGCCCAGTTTTATGATGGCATCGGAGGATCGCATCCCGGCCAGCTTATGATAACCAGGCACGCAAGGCGACAACTGGGCAGCTCGGAGCGGAGCAGCAGGAGATCCCGATGGACTACTGTTTGGCCCAgaatttttgaaaatgctATAAATTACTTTGAGCTTAcctttatttatctttatttattattattacaattatttaagttttttacaTAATAATGTTTgttcaataatatttaaaatctttcTGGAACCTTAATTACTAGGTAGAGAATTTTGGTTCAGTGTATATAAGCACATAAGAGTTTTTTGTAGCAGATATTTGGGAAAGGTCGCCCCGATTCAGCCCACATTGCATTTCAAGATCACcagaatttaaatgtttgcaTTGCCAAATAATTGATAAGGCCGTTCTGCATGGAGATGTATAAAATGGATGGGTTGCAGTGGAATGCAATTCACTCGCAATACTTTAGACGAGAGATcgtattttttaaaatgctaGTACTTCAGCTTTTCTGCATGTTGTTCATCCTTCGGCAAGGACTAGCTGATGTGGAGACCCCGACCACCGAATCTCCCAATAGGATAAATGGTGGGCAGCGGGTGAACGAGACGGTGCCCTTCCAGGTGTCCCTGCAAATGCAGCGACGTGGACGCTGGCAGCACTTCTGTGGAGGATCCATTGTGAGCGGTCAGCACGTCCTTACGGCGGCCCACTGTATGGAGAAGATGAAGGTCGAGGACGTAAGCGTGGTCGTTGGGACGCTGAACTGGAAGGCCGGTGGACTACGTCACCGGGTCGTGACCAAGCACGTCCATCCCCAGTATTCGATGAATCCTCGGATCATCAACGACATCGCCCTGGTCAAGGTAACTCCGCCGTTTCGCTTGCAGCGATCTGATGTCAGTACCATCCACATCGGTGGCTCGGATCGCATTGGCGAGAAGGTTCCCGTCCGCCTCACCGGCTGGGGATCCACCACTTCATCGACTTC
This genomic stretch from Drosophila yakuba strain Tai18E2 chromosome 3R, Prin_Dyak_Tai18E2_2.1, whole genome shotgun sequence harbors:
- the LOC6536774 gene encoding chymotrypsin-2 — its product is MNGVTYSVLVLTALLALDGVKGKPMGNVIDLDKYFEEADLNSQERVVGGYDVPEDEYVPYQVSMQFLTRSGKMRHFCGGSLIAPNRVLTAAHCVNGQNASRISVVAGIRDLNDSSGFRSQVQSYEMNENYQELVTSDIAILKIDPPFELDEKRVSTIDVSGSDTVGADQEVLLTGWGSVFHFGTGPFAKYPTVLQKLTYKTLSNSKCKETMTQLTDTEICALERFGKGACNGDSGGPLVMKSGESYKQVGVVSYGTAFCASNNPDVYTRVSMFDGWIKERMA
- the LOC6536773 gene encoding chymotrypsin-1, which encodes MGLSELLLIGVITVGGVFGRLNSRQPSGYTPHRIVGGADIPPGEHVPYQVSLQYRTRGGQMHFCGGSIIADNRILTAAHCCQGLNASRMSVVAGIRGLNEQGSRSQVLSYSIHPKYKELVTSDLAVLSIKPPLKLNNSTITAIEYRSQGKDFVGGGVPVTLTGWGLRLPVPFPFLENVNYPNVLQRMSYHTISNTECRNAGMESVTDTEICARGPFRGACSGDSGGPLVMQSKNGLHQVGIVSYGLVVCGLYISPDVYTRVSTFSSWIGNQMES
- the LOC6536775 gene encoding chymotrypsin-1 — translated: MLVLQLFCMLFILRQGLADVETPTTESPNRINGGQRVNETVPFQVSLQMQRRGRWQHFCGGSIVSGQHVLTAAHCMEKMKVEDVSVVVGTLNWKAGGLRHRVVTKHVHPQYSMNPRIINDIALVKVTPPFRLQRSDVSTIHIGGSDRIGEKVPVRLTGWGSTTSSTSSATLPDQLQALNYRTISNEDCNQKGFRVTRNEICALAVQGQGACVGDSGGPLIKPGLQPHLVGIVSYGSSTCAQGRPDVYTRVSSFLPYISQVINQDLAQ